One segment of Tenrec ecaudatus isolate mTenEca1 chromosome 1, mTenEca1.hap1, whole genome shotgun sequence DNA contains the following:
- the DUSP22 gene encoding dual specificity protein phosphatase 22 isoform X3, translating to MGNGMNKGVKYLCIPAADSPSQNLTRHFKESIKFIHECRLKGEGCLVHCLAGVSRSVTLVTAYIMTITDFGWEDALHTVRAGRSCANPNLGFQKQLQEFEKHEVHQYRQWLKEEYGESPLRDAEEAKTILGKYKEQGHVEAQPGMRRWSGFSTLAPLACSDYTSET from the exons GGTGTTAAATACCTGTGCATCCCAGCAGCAGATTCACCATCTCAAAACCT GACAAGGCATTTCAAAGAAAGTATTAAGTTCATCCACGAGTGCCGGCTGAAAGGGGAGGGCTGTCTTGTGCACTG CCTGGCCGGTGTCTCCAGGAGCGTGACCTTGGTGACGGCGTACATCATGACCATCACTGACTTTGGCTGGGAAGACGCCTTGCACACCGTGCGCGCAGGTCGATCGTGTGCCAACCCCAACCTGGGTTTCCAAAAACAACTGCAAGAGTTTGAGAAGCATGAAGTCCACCAG TACCGGCAGTGGCTGAAGGAAGAGTATGGAGAGAGCCCTTTGCGGGATGCAGAAGAAGCCAAAACCATTCTGGGTAAATATAAAGAGCAAGGGCACGTGGAGGCCCAGCCTGGCATGAGGCGGTGGAGTGGCTTCTCAACACTGGCTCCTCTGGCCTGCAGTGACTATACGTCGGAGACCTAA
- the DUSP22 gene encoding dual specificity protein phosphatase 22 isoform X4, with the protein MTITDFGWEDALHTVRAGRSCANPNLGFQKQLQEFEKHEVHQYRQWLKEEYGESPLRDAEEAKTILGKYKEQGHVEAQPGMRRWSGFSTLAPLACSDYTSET; encoded by the exons ATGACCATCACTGACTTTGGCTGGGAAGACGCCTTGCACACCGTGCGCGCAGGTCGATCGTGTGCCAACCCCAACCTGGGTTTCCAAAAACAACTGCAAGAGTTTGAGAAGCATGAAGTCCACCAG TACCGGCAGTGGCTGAAGGAAGAGTATGGAGAGAGCCCTTTGCGGGATGCAGAAGAAGCCAAAACCATTCTGGGTAAATATAAAGAGCAAGGGCACGTGGAGGCCCAGCCTGGCATGAGGCGGTGGAGTGGCTTCTCAACACTGGCTCCTCTGGCCTGCAGTGACTATACGTCGGAGACCTAA